One window of the Anopheles cruzii chromosome 2, idAnoCruzAS_RS32_06, whole genome shotgun sequence genome contains the following:
- the LOC128268711 gene encoding E3 ubiquitin-protein ligase goliath isoform X1, translated as MMSALSHQVNMNNFLSLLVGASLVTANSSPNHDISSLSQPTEFSNGVSSFALPAEDRMPIESFTLAFLNYSYVDAAGQLRELGGNESAKYGEGRVLNRTGLLVHVTNSANRSDHSGCSRYWLGTRGDPLPADHEGTAWIALIRRGGCNFEDKVKHAAEHGAAAAIIYNDKGDAKLDKMKINDKERNITAVFTTKALGHELIELLESHEVLMHIIEGSRQFRPIGNINRTSVLFVSISFIVLMIISLVWLVFYYVQRFRYLQTKDKQSKRLCSVAKRIIAKIPTKSIKSDDKEIDNDCCAICIEPYKVTDVIRVLPCKHEFHKACIDPWLLEHRTCPMCKMDILRHYGFVFTGSQESILQLDMDMEEGDLIDDRSSTDGGGYQRRNSVSPLPQIRASSENRMSRSSSESESDQEQMDHMNSHSSGRAAAHQRRQPEQPDDSDICVGCLAAALNKKQRNPENSQVTQDDPDSDSCAGEMHGSKSLPATLKKYKGNHSTGSCRGMNPPDHYHPYPHDGPHRADGEPAGAQQQHQQQQQSKLPFKFYKTDRGQVRKVRTPLKNVLPQSISAPCDNDSSLNVCIHDQIADDAKRRCSLSRKSITDVVTCEDLKIAIDYSNDDEVSDETEPNSDNDLIVRRSERDGGEKEGQKK; from the exons ATGATGTCGGCGCTAAGCCATCAGGTCAATATGAACAACTTCCTGTCGCTGCTGGTCGGTGCCTCGCTGGTGACGGCCAACTCGTCACCGAACCACGACATCAGCTCGCTTTCCCAGCCGACCGAGTTCAGCAACGGCGTGTCCTCGTTCGCACTGCCGGCCGAGGATCGCATGCCGATCGAGAGCTTTACGCTGGCGTTCCTCAACTACAGCTACGTGGACGCCGCCGGTCAGCTGCGGGAGCTCGGCGGCAACGAGAGTGCCAAGTACGGGGAGGGACGTGTCCTTAACCGCACCGGGTTGCTGGTGCACGTCACCAACAGTGCGAACCGTTCCGATCACTCCGGTTGCTCCCGGTACTGGCTCGGTACGCGGGGCGATCCGCTTCCGGCGGACCACGAAGGCACGGCCTGGATCGCGCTCATCCGGCGCGGTGGCTGCAACTTCGAGGACAAGGTGAAGCACGCGGCCGAACACGGGGCTGCGGCCGCCATTATCTACAACGATAAGGGCGACGCGAAGCTGGATAAAATGAAGATCAACGATAAGGAAC gaaacaTTACCGCGGTCTTCACGACGAAGGCGTTGGGCCACGAGCTGATCGAGCTGCTGGAGAGCCATGAAGTGTTGATGCACATCATCGAAGGTTCCCGCCAGTTCCGCCCGATAGGCAACATCAATCG CACGTCGGTCCTGTTCGTGTCGATCTCGTTTATCGTGCTGATGATCATCTCGCTCGTCTGGCTGGTGTTTTACTACGTGCAGCGGTTCCGGTACCTGCAAACGAAAGACAAACAATCG AAACGGCTGTGCAGCGTCGCGAAGCGAATCATTGCCAAAATTCCAACGAAAAGTATTAAATCAGATGACAAG GAAATCGATAACGATTGCTGCGCCATCTGCATCGAGCCGTACAAAGTGACCGATGTGATACGCGTGCTACCGTGCAA aCACGAGTTCCACAAGGCGTGCATCGATCCGTGGCTGCTAGAGCATCGCACGTGCCCGATGTGTAAAATGGACATCCTCCGGCACTACGGCTTTGTG TTTACCGGAAGTCAGGAGAGTATACTGCAGCTGGACATGGACATGGAAGAGGGAGACCTTATCGAtgaccgcagcagcaccgacggaGGGGGCTACCAGCGGCGCAACAGCGTCAGCCCGTTGCCCCAGATACGGGCTTCCAGTGAGAATCGG ATGTCACGCAGTTCGTCCGAGTCGGAATCGGACCAGGAGCAGATGGATCATATGAATTCACACTCGTCCGGGCGCGCTGCGGCCCACCAGCGGCGCCAACCGGAACAACCGGATGACAGCGATATCTGTGTCGGGTGCCTGGCCGCTGCGTTGAACAAGAAACAGCGCAATCCGGAGAATAGCCAGGTTACCCAGGATGACCCCGACAGTGAT TCCTGTGCCGGCGAAATGCATGGATCCAAGAGCCTGCCGGCAACGTTAAAGAAATACAAAGGCAACCATTCCACCGGCTCGTGCCGCGGTATGAACCCGCCGGACCACTACCATCCCTATCCGCACGATGGGCCCCACCGGGCCGACGGCGAACCGGCGggcgcccagcagcagcaccaacagcaacagcagtcgAAGCTTCCGTTCAAGTTTTACAAAACCGATCGCGGTCAGGTACGCAAAGTACGCACGCCACTGAAAAACGTACTCCCGCAGTCCATTTCCGCCCCCTGTGATAATGATAGCTCCCTGAACGTGTGCATTCACGACCAGATCGCCGACGACGCGAAGAGACGCTGCTCGTTGTCCCGCAAATCGATCACGGATGTGGTCACGTGCGAGGACCTCAAGATTGCGATCGATTActcaaacgacgacgaagtgtcggacgaaacggaaccgaacagTGACAACGATCTGATCGTCCGCCGATCGGAGCGGGATGGGGGCGAGAAGGAGGGCCAGAAAAAGTGA
- the LOC128268711 gene encoding E3 ubiquitin-protein ligase goliath isoform X2, whose amino-acid sequence MMSALSHQVNMNNFLSLLVGASLVTANSSPNHDISSLSQPTEFSNGVSSFALPAEDRMPIESFTLAFLNYSYVDAAGQLRELGGNESAKYGEGRVLNRTGLLVHVTNSANRSDHSGCSRYWLGTRGDPLPADHEGTAWIALIRRGGCNFEDKVKHAAEHGAAAAIIYNDKGDAKLDKMKINDKERNITAVFTTKALGHELIELLESHEVLMHIIEGSRQFRPIGNINRTSVLFVSISFIVLMIISLVWLVFYYVQRFRYLQTKDKQSKRLCSVAKRIIAKIPTKSIKSDDKEIDNDCCAICIEPYKVTDVIRVLPCKHEFHKACIDPWLLEHRTCPMCKMDILRHYGFVFTGSQESILQLDMDMEEGDLIDDRSSTDGGGYQRRNSVSPLPQIRASSENRMSRSSSESESDQEQMDHMNSHSSGRAAAHQRRQPEQPDDSDICVGCLAAALNKKQRNPENSQVTQDDPDSDSCAGEMHGSKSLPATLKKYKGNHSTGSCRGMNPPDHYHPYPHDGPHRADGEPAGAQQQHQQQQQSKLPFKFYKTDRGQIADDAKRRCSLSRKSITDVVTCEDLKIAIDYSNDDEVSDETEPNSDNDLIVRRSERDGGEKEGQKK is encoded by the exons ATGATGTCGGCGCTAAGCCATCAGGTCAATATGAACAACTTCCTGTCGCTGCTGGTCGGTGCCTCGCTGGTGACGGCCAACTCGTCACCGAACCACGACATCAGCTCGCTTTCCCAGCCGACCGAGTTCAGCAACGGCGTGTCCTCGTTCGCACTGCCGGCCGAGGATCGCATGCCGATCGAGAGCTTTACGCTGGCGTTCCTCAACTACAGCTACGTGGACGCCGCCGGTCAGCTGCGGGAGCTCGGCGGCAACGAGAGTGCCAAGTACGGGGAGGGACGTGTCCTTAACCGCACCGGGTTGCTGGTGCACGTCACCAACAGTGCGAACCGTTCCGATCACTCCGGTTGCTCCCGGTACTGGCTCGGTACGCGGGGCGATCCGCTTCCGGCGGACCACGAAGGCACGGCCTGGATCGCGCTCATCCGGCGCGGTGGCTGCAACTTCGAGGACAAGGTGAAGCACGCGGCCGAACACGGGGCTGCGGCCGCCATTATCTACAACGATAAGGGCGACGCGAAGCTGGATAAAATGAAGATCAACGATAAGGAAC gaaacaTTACCGCGGTCTTCACGACGAAGGCGTTGGGCCACGAGCTGATCGAGCTGCTGGAGAGCCATGAAGTGTTGATGCACATCATCGAAGGTTCCCGCCAGTTCCGCCCGATAGGCAACATCAATCG CACGTCGGTCCTGTTCGTGTCGATCTCGTTTATCGTGCTGATGATCATCTCGCTCGTCTGGCTGGTGTTTTACTACGTGCAGCGGTTCCGGTACCTGCAAACGAAAGACAAACAATCG AAACGGCTGTGCAGCGTCGCGAAGCGAATCATTGCCAAAATTCCAACGAAAAGTATTAAATCAGATGACAAG GAAATCGATAACGATTGCTGCGCCATCTGCATCGAGCCGTACAAAGTGACCGATGTGATACGCGTGCTACCGTGCAA aCACGAGTTCCACAAGGCGTGCATCGATCCGTGGCTGCTAGAGCATCGCACGTGCCCGATGTGTAAAATGGACATCCTCCGGCACTACGGCTTTGTG TTTACCGGAAGTCAGGAGAGTATACTGCAGCTGGACATGGACATGGAAGAGGGAGACCTTATCGAtgaccgcagcagcaccgacggaGGGGGCTACCAGCGGCGCAACAGCGTCAGCCCGTTGCCCCAGATACGGGCTTCCAGTGAGAATCGG ATGTCACGCAGTTCGTCCGAGTCGGAATCGGACCAGGAGCAGATGGATCATATGAATTCACACTCGTCCGGGCGCGCTGCGGCCCACCAGCGGCGCCAACCGGAACAACCGGATGACAGCGATATCTGTGTCGGGTGCCTGGCCGCTGCGTTGAACAAGAAACAGCGCAATCCGGAGAATAGCCAGGTTACCCAGGATGACCCCGACAGTGAT TCCTGTGCCGGCGAAATGCATGGATCCAAGAGCCTGCCGGCAACGTTAAAGAAATACAAAGGCAACCATTCCACCGGCTCGTGCCGCGGTATGAACCCGCCGGACCACTACCATCCCTATCCGCACGATGGGCCCCACCGGGCCGACGGCGAACCGGCGggcgcccagcagcagcaccaacagcaacagcagtcgAAGCTTCCGTTCAAGTTTTACAAAACCGATCGCGGTCAG ATCGCCGACGACGCGAAGAGACGCTGCTCGTTGTCCCGCAAATCGATCACGGATGTGGTCACGTGCGAGGACCTCAAGATTGCGATCGATTActcaaacgacgacgaagtgtcggacgaaacggaaccgaacagTGACAACGATCTGATCGTCCGCCGATCGGAGCGGGATGGGGGCGAGAAGGAGGGCCAGAAAAAGTGA